A single genomic interval of Terriglobus albidus harbors:
- a CDS encoding methyl-accepting chemotaxis protein: MGIRGKLFWSIGALALGYVFFFALMAITTSTVQRHLHVASDFLFPGASNLQLAESSSQRVAKSYKDALMLQDPSALNTGDTETRAVLSALEAAKEKLSYNSTYGQKASDLIARYQELHERARGAYAKAIANPASADPNMLATLDRDQAAVDKAIDELRTEVGSTSYRAELESVTSANHVQAVLGIALFLLALVVAGGSLIIMERKVSAPLRELAKNLALRANRVSDSADQVSESSESLSQSSSRQASSIEEISASSEEIRAMAQASSDSCSSTAELVAMSEAKTIESNSSLNELIRAMEGITAASGKISKVIAIIDTIAFQTNILALNAAVEAARAGDAGLGFAVVAEEVRTLSQRCAEAARDSAELLGESISKSQSGKARLDDVTAAIAGITEESSKVKRLVDEINLRSREQTQGIIQISRSLSGMETLTQQSAANAESSSSVASTLKTESRALNESVRILSAVVEGKTQSDNKSALNAWDIQTQFEPA, from the coding sequence ATGGGCATTAGAGGCAAACTTTTCTGGAGCATTGGCGCCCTCGCGCTCGGGTATGTCTTTTTCTTTGCGCTGATGGCGATCACCACATCCACGGTACAACGCCATCTTCACGTAGCGTCGGACTTCCTGTTCCCCGGCGCTTCCAACCTCCAGCTCGCGGAGTCCAGTTCCCAGCGAGTAGCGAAGTCCTACAAGGACGCTTTGATGTTGCAGGATCCGTCGGCGCTGAATACCGGCGACACGGAGACCCGGGCCGTTCTCAGCGCCCTGGAAGCTGCAAAGGAGAAGCTCTCCTATAACTCCACTTACGGCCAGAAGGCCAGTGACCTGATCGCTCGCTATCAGGAGCTGCATGAGCGCGCTCGTGGTGCGTATGCGAAGGCGATTGCCAACCCGGCAAGCGCTGATCCGAATATGCTCGCGACACTCGACCGTGACCAGGCGGCGGTAGACAAAGCCATCGACGAGCTTCGCACCGAAGTGGGCAGCACAAGCTACCGCGCGGAGCTGGAGTCTGTGACCTCGGCCAACCATGTTCAGGCTGTGCTGGGCATCGCGCTCTTCCTGCTGGCCCTGGTTGTTGCCGGCGGCTCCCTGATCATCATGGAACGGAAGGTCAGCGCTCCTCTGCGCGAGCTTGCCAAGAACCTAGCACTGCGCGCCAACCGTGTATCGGATTCCGCGGACCAGGTCTCAGAGTCAAGCGAGAGTCTGTCGCAGAGCTCCTCACGCCAGGCTTCTTCCATCGAAGAGATCTCTGCTTCTTCGGAAGAGATCCGCGCCATGGCGCAGGCCAGCAGCGATAGCTGCAGCTCGACGGCTGAGCTGGTTGCCATGTCCGAGGCGAAGACCATTGAGTCCAACTCGTCGCTCAACGAACTCATCCGCGCCATGGAAGGCATCACTGCCGCCAGCGGCAAGATCTCGAAGGTGATCGCCATCATCGATACGATCGCATTCCAGACCAATATCCTTGCGCTGAACGCTGCGGTTGAAGCGGCCCGTGCAGGCGATGCCGGTCTCGGTTTCGCAGTCGTCGCCGAAGAGGTCCGTACCCTGTCGCAGCGCTGCGCTGAAGCGGCCCGCGATTCCGCCGAGCTGCTTGGTGAGTCTATCTCCAAGTCGCAGAGCGGCAAGGCGAGACTCGACGATGTGACGGCAGCCATTGCCGGCATCACCGAAGAGTCTTCCAAGGTCAAGCGCCTGGTCGACGAGATCAACCTCCGCAGCCGTGAGCAGACACAGGGCATCATCCAGATCTCGCGTTCGCTCTCCGGCATGGAAACTCTCACGCAGCAGTCGGCCGCAAACGCGGAGTCCAGCTCCTCGGTTGCATCGACCCTGAAGACAGAGTCGCGCGCCCTCAACGAAAGCGTTCGCATCCTGAGCGCGGTCGTCGAAGGCAAGACGCAGAGCGACAACAAGAGCGCTCTCAACGCGTGGGACATTCAAACTCAGTTCGAACCAGCCTGA
- a CDS encoding cold-shock protein encodes MKEKGVVKWFNGTKGYGFIQRADGKDVFVHFSAIQDEGYKTLNEGEAVEFECQQGPKGLSAANVIRGV; translated from the coding sequence GTGAAGGAAAAGGGTGTCGTGAAGTGGTTCAACGGAACAAAAGGTTACGGCTTTATCCAGCGCGCTGATGGAAAGGACGTATTTGTACACTTCTCTGCAATTCAGGACGAAGGCTACAAGACGTTGAACGAAGGCGAGGCAGTCGAATTCGAGTGCCAGCAGGGTCCGAAGGGGCTCAGCGCCGCCAACGTCATTCGCGGAGTCTAG
- a CDS encoding YncE family protein: MKSLFRAALPAMLVLLAGCRRGAFPEYPANYREFAYVTNGAANTVTVLDLVYLRQDKVLQVGQSPSGIAVNPVRNEVYIANAGSGTVTVINTELNRIEATIGVQRGPYSIAVDHDGKRAYTANSGSNSISVIDLDTRRQIAVVGAGEKPGVVVVAPDNRAVVVTNRESGSVSVYAVSTEPSAPPLKLRSTWGNCPEATDAVIIKDSTKVFVTCSANRQVMAVWLAADPNEWRGKQDPSLQRDAFLTMLDVGETPMQITLKPDGFELFVSNFDSNTISEISGWTNEVSNTFPIGTHPVHGVIGKDNTSFWVSNFGADMLSLYSIDDGKRVNSVRTGTAPDALAFSNDEHLLLAANSKSGDVAVIRTAGRNGQPELFTMLPAGAQPNAIGVKAFNVK, encoded by the coding sequence GTGAAATCGCTGTTCCGGGCTGCCCTTCCTGCCATGCTGGTACTCCTCGCCGGTTGCAGGCGCGGCGCCTTTCCGGAATACCCGGCAAACTATCGCGAATTTGCGTATGTCACCAACGGCGCGGCCAATACCGTCACCGTGCTGGACCTGGTGTACCTGCGCCAGGACAAGGTGTTGCAGGTAGGCCAGTCGCCCTCAGGCATCGCCGTCAACCCGGTACGGAATGAGGTGTACATCGCCAATGCCGGCTCCGGCACCGTCACGGTGATCAATACGGAGCTGAACCGCATTGAAGCCACCATCGGCGTACAGCGCGGTCCCTACTCTATCGCAGTCGATCACGATGGAAAACGCGCCTATACGGCCAACTCAGGCTCTAACTCTATCTCGGTCATCGATCTCGATACGCGTCGGCAGATCGCTGTAGTCGGCGCAGGCGAGAAGCCGGGCGTCGTGGTGGTAGCACCGGACAATCGCGCTGTCGTGGTCACGAACCGGGAATCAGGATCGGTCTCGGTCTATGCCGTGTCCACAGAACCGTCTGCCCCTCCACTGAAGCTTCGCAGCACCTGGGGCAACTGCCCTGAGGCGACCGATGCGGTCATCATCAAAGACTCAACCAAGGTCTTCGTTACCTGCTCAGCGAATCGACAGGTGATGGCAGTGTGGCTCGCGGCCGATCCAAACGAGTGGCGTGGCAAACAGGACCCATCACTGCAGCGCGATGCTTTTCTGACCATGCTGGACGTGGGCGAGACGCCGATGCAGATCACGCTCAAGCCGGATGGCTTTGAACTGTTTGTCTCGAACTTCGACTCAAACACGATCTCGGAGATCTCTGGCTGGACCAATGAAGTGAGCAACACCTTTCCCATCGGTACGCATCCCGTTCACGGTGTGATCGGCAAGGACAATACGAGCTTCTGGGTCTCAAACTTCGGCGCGGACATGCTGAGCCTGTACAGCATCGACGATGGCAAACGAGTCAACAGTGTCCGCACGGGTACAGCGCCTGATGCACTCGCCTTCTCAAACGATGAACACCTGTTGCTGGCCGCTAATTCTAAGTCCGGCGACGTCGCTGTGATTCGCACCGCTGGCCGCAATGGGCAGCCGGAGCTGTTCACCATGCTGCCCGCCGGTGCACAGCCGAATGCCATTGGAGTGAAGGCATTCAACGTGAAGTAG
- a CDS encoding YihY/virulence factor BrkB family protein yields MPSIIPPSEEPRDPASMSAEELAKRPAVLEAGSWPQLRALVKYLTKTEVHTYAFSVAAQVILSLFPFIVMMLSLSRNLFHSRAMESVVGDMMHNLLPVGQDFIVRNMQLLAHPRKGVQVFSTVMLLITSTGVFLPLEVALNAVWGVKENRNYLHNQIVSLGLAAAVGVLAMASVAGTAGQRSLLSWIFFGHTDNWVFNLISHTVLKIFSVVAGILLFFLIYWLLPNRKIPAAAVMPTAIVVGLLWQLAKVVYVKALPWLDFQGVYGPFYISVGLMTWAFLSGLLLLAGGHFSANRHAMRMTRLAERKEAAEA; encoded by the coding sequence ATGCCATCCATTATCCCACCCAGTGAGGAACCTCGCGATCCCGCGTCCATGTCCGCCGAAGAGCTGGCGAAGCGCCCTGCCGTACTGGAAGCCGGCTCCTGGCCGCAACTCCGGGCGCTGGTGAAATATCTCACCAAAACCGAGGTCCATACCTACGCCTTCAGTGTCGCCGCGCAGGTAATTCTGTCGCTGTTTCCGTTCATCGTGATGATGCTGTCGCTCAGCCGGAACCTCTTTCATTCCCGCGCCATGGAGTCAGTCGTTGGCGACATGATGCACAACCTGCTGCCGGTGGGGCAGGACTTCATCGTCCGCAACATGCAACTCCTCGCCCACCCCCGAAAAGGCGTGCAGGTGTTCTCCACCGTCATGCTGCTGATCACCTCCACCGGCGTCTTCCTGCCGCTGGAGGTTGCTCTGAATGCAGTTTGGGGTGTGAAAGAGAACCGGAACTATCTGCATAACCAGATCGTCTCCCTGGGGCTGGCGGCGGCCGTGGGTGTGCTTGCCATGGCCTCGGTTGCCGGCACCGCCGGGCAGCGGTCGCTTCTGAGCTGGATCTTCTTTGGCCACACTGACAACTGGGTCTTCAACCTTATCTCGCACACGGTGCTGAAGATCTTCTCCGTCGTCGCGGGCATTTTGCTCTTCTTTCTGATCTACTGGTTGCTGCCCAACCGGAAGATTCCAGCAGCCGCCGTAATGCCAACAGCCATTGTGGTCGGCCTGCTGTGGCAGCTTGCCAAGGTGGTGTACGTGAAGGCGCTGCCGTGGCTGGACTTCCAGGGCGTCTACGGCCCCTTCTATATCTCGGTGGGGCTGATGACGTGGGCCTTTCTCTCCGGCCTGTTGCTGCTGGCCGGGGGGCACTTTTCCGCGAACCGGCATGCGATGCGCATGACCCGTCTCGCGGAGCGGAAAGAGGCGGCGGAGGCATGA
- a CDS encoding PP2C family protein-serine/threonine phosphatase: MSRDLKAAWRSWSVLTRLVALLTALFLLLWPISRLQNALGSTVRDLWILAGGLLLVCAIPWGIRQARIRFLWSLRNKLAITYLLIGLAPVVLFVTLVLISAYVAAGQFAIHLVAQRIQTQLDQMQTENTDCAIHFARVIARPETKVDPHNLDPSLLGLDKAEMERGQIAIFIDRLPALLAPEAGMEHSPLGLPAWTPPREGFHGIVIDDGRLYLAAITQRHSRNGHAVTVVRSVPLDKRIMELTALGLGRASLVPVLAESTNRTLRTNFTMARRSDDKAQSVSGGSFPGAVNLLDVPVYFFSTIPMTVWDTGAKENVPVEVDSRPSLLYTQLFAVSIEGLMPEFIRILLIVLCILFAFIEAFALYMAMRLSSTITASVSDLYGATLAIDRGELAHRIHVTRTDQLAELSRAFNRMSGSLQRLLVEQQEKERMQNELSIAQEVQANLFPSGNVKIPSLELHGVCRPARTVSGDYYDFIVFQDEGQPPSGLGIAIGDISGKGISAALLMATLHSAVRAYRFASEELSQQPHPSQDHCEALFDSPGHILGLLNRHLYRSTQPEKYATLFLAQYDIARSRLTYSNAGQLPPLVLRRDRSVHRLDKGGTVVGLMDNMDYMDDAVTLQVGDIFIGYSDGVTEPENDFGEFGEQRLMEVVLSYRNEPLHVISAQVLQALDAWIGDAEQPDDITLVLARRV, translated from the coding sequence ATGAGTAGGGATCTAAAGGCTGCATGGCGAAGCTGGTCGGTTCTGACGCGTCTTGTCGCGCTGCTGACGGCCCTGTTTCTGCTGCTGTGGCCCATCAGCCGGCTGCAGAATGCGCTCGGTAGCACTGTCCGTGACCTCTGGATTCTCGCCGGCGGCTTGCTTCTGGTCTGTGCGATTCCGTGGGGCATTCGCCAGGCGCGTATCCGCTTTCTCTGGAGCCTGCGCAACAAGCTCGCCATTACCTATCTGCTGATCGGCCTGGCGCCGGTCGTGCTCTTCGTGACGCTGGTGCTCATCTCTGCCTACGTGGCAGCCGGACAGTTTGCGATTCACCTGGTCGCACAACGCATCCAGACGCAACTAGACCAGATGCAGACGGAGAACACCGACTGCGCCATACACTTTGCGCGTGTGATTGCACGGCCAGAGACGAAGGTCGACCCGCACAACCTCGATCCCAGCCTGCTGGGCCTGGACAAAGCAGAGATGGAGCGCGGGCAGATCGCTATCTTTATCGATCGTCTTCCGGCTCTGCTGGCGCCGGAAGCAGGCATGGAGCACTCGCCGCTTGGCCTGCCGGCCTGGACACCGCCGCGCGAAGGCTTCCACGGCATTGTGATCGATGACGGCCGGCTCTACCTTGCGGCGATCACGCAGCGACACTCGCGCAACGGGCACGCCGTTACTGTGGTGCGCAGTGTTCCGCTGGACAAGCGCATCATGGAACTTACGGCGCTGGGGCTGGGCCGCGCATCGCTGGTTCCCGTATTAGCAGAATCGACTAACCGCACGCTTCGTACGAACTTCACCATGGCTCGCCGAAGCGATGACAAGGCTCAGAGCGTCTCCGGAGGATCGTTTCCCGGAGCCGTGAACCTGCTCGACGTGCCGGTGTACTTCTTCTCGACCATCCCCATGACGGTGTGGGATACGGGAGCGAAAGAGAACGTCCCGGTCGAGGTCGACTCCCGCCCGTCACTGCTCTATACCCAGCTCTTTGCGGTCTCGATCGAAGGCCTGATGCCGGAGTTCATCCGCATTCTGCTGATCGTTCTCTGCATCCTGTTCGCGTTTATCGAGGCGTTTGCGCTCTACATGGCGATGCGCCTCAGCAGCACGATTACGGCTTCCGTCTCCGATCTCTACGGAGCGACCCTGGCCATCGACCGCGGCGAGCTGGCACATCGTATCCATGTAACGCGTACCGATCAGCTTGCGGAGCTCAGCCGGGCCTTCAACCGTATGAGCGGGTCGCTGCAGCGTCTGCTGGTCGAGCAGCAGGAGAAGGAGAGAATGCAGAACGAGCTCTCCATCGCGCAGGAGGTGCAGGCCAACCTGTTTCCCTCCGGCAATGTGAAGATTCCTTCCCTGGAGCTGCATGGTGTCTGCCGCCCGGCGCGAACCGTCTCCGGCGATTACTATGACTTCATTGTCTTCCAGGATGAGGGCCAGCCGCCCAGCGGCCTCGGCATTGCGATCGGCGATATCAGCGGTAAGGGAATCTCCGCCGCGCTGCTGATGGCGACGCTGCACTCTGCCGTGCGTGCTTACCGGTTCGCGAGTGAAGAGCTGAGCCAACAGCCCCATCCCTCGCAGGATCATTGCGAGGCCCTCTTCGACTCGCCCGGACACATCCTTGGCTTGCTCAATCGCCACCTCTACCGCAGCACCCAGCCGGAGAAGTATGCCACGCTCTTCCTGGCACAGTACGACATAGCGCGCTCGCGTCTGACGTACTCCAATGCCGGCCAGTTGCCGCCGCTGGTGTTGCGCCGCGACCGTTCTGTGCATCGGCTCGACAAAGGCGGTACTGTCGTCGGCCTGATGGACAACATGGACTACATGGATGACGCTGTCACGCTGCAGGTCGGCGATATCTTCATTGGCTACTCCGACGGCGTTACGGAGCCGGAGAACGACTTCGGCGAGTTCGGCGAGCAGCGCTTGATGGAAGTGGTATTGAGCTACCGCAATGAGCCGCTGCATGTCATCTCGGCGCAGGTGCTGCAGGCGCTCGATGCCTGGATCGGCGATGCGGAACAGCCTGACGACATCACACTTGTCCTTGCCCGTCGGGTATAA
- a CDS encoding TlpA disulfide reductase family protein, protein MNARLVTFASVLAFTLPALGQSALTGTWEGYSEIHGQKVPVKLELKQESNGVKGAFLSGPERWEATSGSATDGNLVLSFDYFARKVDATVKGDDLTGTFGTATTKYPLALHRGAAAKSTVAKGPDIHGDWEIAVGTSTKGESAWNMKIEQTPTLVKGAILRIDGDTGGLYGNYDAETKQYVLSHFTAAGPALYTLKPQDDGTLVVTNALKDDQQWTARRPVDARKENLAPPTATTEQTRWKDPAQPLSFSFPDLNGKTVSSKDPEFKDKVVLVAVGGSWCPNCHDEAPLLESLYKKFHNKGLEVVSLTFEQDEDQLKNPVRVKAFIKRYNVTYPVLLAGTTDQLNEKITGAENLNCWPTSFFLDRDGKVREIHAGFSGPATGKAHEELVKETTELVEKLLAEKSETLKASN, encoded by the coding sequence ATGAATGCACGTCTTGTCACATTCGCCTCTGTTCTCGCCTTCACTCTACCGGCCCTTGGCCAATCGGCGTTGACCGGAACGTGGGAGGGCTACTCTGAGATCCATGGGCAGAAGGTCCCCGTCAAGCTGGAGCTCAAGCAGGAATCCAATGGAGTGAAGGGCGCTTTTCTAAGCGGACCGGAACGCTGGGAAGCCACCAGCGGGTCTGCCACGGATGGAAACCTGGTCCTGAGCTTCGACTACTTCGCCCGCAAGGTCGACGCGACCGTCAAGGGCGACGATCTGACCGGCACCTTCGGTACCGCGACGACGAAGTATCCGCTGGCGCTGCACCGTGGTGCGGCGGCCAAGTCCACGGTCGCCAAGGGGCCGGATATTCACGGCGATTGGGAGATTGCCGTCGGCACCTCCACCAAGGGCGAGTCGGCCTGGAACATGAAGATCGAGCAGACACCCACCCTCGTGAAGGGCGCCATCCTGCGTATCGATGGCGATACCGGCGGCCTGTACGGCAACTATGACGCCGAGACGAAACAGTATGTCCTGTCGCACTTCACGGCCGCCGGACCAGCGCTCTACACCCTGAAGCCGCAGGACGACGGCACCCTGGTGGTCACTAACGCTCTCAAGGACGACCAGCAGTGGACGGCTCGCCGTCCAGTCGACGCGCGCAAGGAGAACCTGGCTCCTCCAACGGCCACCACGGAACAGACCCGCTGGAAGGATCCGGCCCAGCCGCTGTCTTTCAGCTTCCCTGACCTGAACGGCAAGACGGTCTCCAGCAAGGACCCGGAGTTCAAGGACAAGGTCGTCCTGGTAGCCGTCGGCGGATCGTGGTGCCCGAATTGCCACGATGAGGCTCCGTTGCTTGAGTCGCTCTACAAGAAGTTCCACAACAAGGGTCTGGAGGTTGTCAGCCTGACCTTCGAGCAGGACGAAGATCAGCTCAAGAACCCGGTCCGCGTAAAGGCCTTCATCAAGCGCTACAACGTGACCTATCCCGTGCTGCTGGCCGGAACCACTGACCAGTTGAACGAGAAGATCACCGGCGCCGAAAACCTGAACTGCTGGCCGACAAGCTTCTTCCTGGACCGCGATGGCAAGGTGCGCGAGATCCATGCCGGCTTCTCCGGTCCTGCGACCGGCAAGGCTCATGAAGAGCTGGTCAAAGAGACCACAGAATTGGTAGAGAAGCTGCTGGCCGAGAAGTCGGAGACGCTGAAGGCGAGCAACTAA
- the queG gene encoding tRNA epoxyqueuosine(34) reductase QueG: MPFLKCEQRELRSLMGNPVTSIGSELRDALVARALECGFSAAGIAAVPEDNPDLRRRYESWVDQGYAGEMGYLQRRDEAGQLLRSSLRVAIPWARSVIVCSLNYNAAHPKSIDPAPEGAGWIARYAWSGRPEGDTLSPTDYHDVLLSKLRGVEEFLREHAGPDLEVRSYVDTGPVVERGFAEAADVGWVGKNTCLIRQGTGSWTLLAVIVTSLPLAREAELLPAADRCGTCTRCLDACPTGALIAPRQMDARKCIAYLTIEKKGEIEEELRPLMGRQIFGCDICQDVCPWNRKAPIGATTEMQARIELVNPDLAMLAAMTPAEFRTRFRGSPLERTRLKRLRRNIAIAMGNSEDARYLPQLEAWQQSEDTVLRTTAAWAVQRITHSRQRASV, encoded by the coding sequence GTGCCGTTTCTGAAATGCGAGCAGCGTGAGCTACGCAGTCTTATGGGGAACCCGGTCACATCCATTGGCTCTGAACTTCGCGATGCACTCGTTGCTCGTGCGTTGGAGTGTGGTTTCTCCGCTGCCGGTATTGCTGCTGTTCCTGAAGACAATCCTGATCTGCGGCGGCGCTATGAATCGTGGGTTGATCAGGGCTATGCGGGAGAGATGGGGTATCTGCAGCGGCGTGATGAAGCCGGGCAATTATTGCGATCATCGTTGCGTGTGGCCATTCCCTGGGCTCGGTCGGTGATTGTCTGCTCGCTCAACTACAACGCTGCTCATCCGAAGTCGATCGATCCGGCTCCTGAAGGTGCAGGTTGGATTGCTCGCTATGCCTGGAGCGGTCGGCCTGAGGGAGACACTCTTAGCCCGACGGACTATCACGATGTCCTTCTCTCGAAGCTGCGCGGTGTGGAAGAGTTCCTGCGTGAGCACGCAGGGCCTGATCTGGAGGTCCGCAGCTATGTCGATACCGGTCCGGTGGTCGAACGAGGTTTTGCCGAGGCCGCAGACGTGGGGTGGGTAGGGAAGAATACCTGCCTGATCCGGCAGGGGACCGGCTCATGGACGCTGCTTGCTGTCATTGTCACCTCGCTGCCTCTGGCACGTGAAGCGGAGCTCTTACCTGCTGCAGATCGCTGCGGTACCTGCACGCGCTGCCTGGATGCCTGCCCCACCGGAGCGTTGATCGCTCCGCGGCAGATGGACGCGCGCAAGTGCATCGCCTATCTGACCATCGAGAAGAAGGGCGAGATCGAAGAGGAGCTGCGTCCGCTGATGGGGCGGCAGATCTTCGGCTGCGATATCTGCCAGGATGTCTGTCCGTGGAACCGCAAGGCTCCCATCGGCGCCACAACGGAGATGCAGGCGCGCATCGAGCTGGTGAACCCTGACCTGGCTATGCTGGCGGCGATGACGCCCGCTGAGTTTCGCACGCGTTTCCGCGGCTCGCCGCTGGAGCGCACGCGTCTGAAGCGTCTGCGCCGGAATATCGCGATTGCGATGGGGAACAGCGAAGACGCACGTTATCTGCCGCAGCTTGAAGCCTGGCAGCAGTCAGAGGATACGGTATTGCGTACGACGGCAGCGTGGGCTGTGCAACGCATCACCCACAGCCGCCAGCGTGCTTCGGTCTAG
- a CDS encoding proline dehydrogenase family protein, translating into MLRSFFIALSQNKQMRAFSERSTLGRRMSSRFVAGMTLDEALKACEDLNRQGMAVTLDALGESVLSEEHARRTGRLYAQMIDAIAQRNLRANVSLKLTQMGMDVDPLLAEEVVGELVEQASRLGNFVRLDMEGSGYTEATVAMTERLFHKYGAAGTVLQAYLYRTEQDVERLLEQGIRIRLCKGAYKEPASLAFPEKADVDANYLKLAKRCITSGVFCGMATHDERIIEELKRFAIESKLPKTAFEFQMLYGVRRDLQRALVMEGWGVRVYLPFGPEWYPYFMRRLAERPANLIFLAKNFFRN; encoded by the coding sequence TTGCTTCGCAGTTTCTTCATCGCACTCTCCCAAAACAAACAGATGCGCGCTTTCTCTGAGCGCTCCACCCTTGGCCGCCGGATGTCCAGCCGGTTCGTTGCCGGTATGACGCTGGACGAGGCTCTGAAAGCCTGCGAAGACCTTAATCGGCAGGGTATGGCCGTCACGCTCGATGCCCTGGGAGAGAGTGTCCTCTCCGAGGAGCACGCACGCCGCACCGGAAGGCTCTACGCGCAGATGATTGACGCAATCGCCCAGCGCAACCTGAGGGCCAATGTCAGCCTGAAGCTCACGCAGATGGGCATGGATGTGGATCCGCTGCTGGCCGAAGAGGTGGTCGGGGAACTAGTAGAGCAGGCCTCCCGTCTCGGGAACTTCGTGCGCCTTGATATGGAAGGCTCCGGCTATACGGAGGCGACGGTCGCCATGACGGAGCGTCTCTTTCACAAATACGGCGCTGCCGGCACCGTGTTGCAGGCCTACCTCTACCGCACCGAGCAGGATGTCGAACGGCTGCTGGAGCAGGGAATCCGCATCCGGCTTTGCAAGGGGGCCTACAAGGAACCGGCGTCACTGGCATTTCCGGAGAAAGCCGATGTCGACGCGAACTACCTCAAGCTTGCCAAACGATGCATAACCAGCGGTGTCTTCTGCGGCATGGCAACGCATGATGAACGCATCATCGAAGAGCTGAAGCGATTCGCCATCGAGTCGAAGCTGCCGAAGACGGCCTTCGAGTTCCAGATGCTCTATGGCGTGCGGCGCGACCTGCAGCGTGCGCTGGTGATGGAGGGCTGGGGCGTGCGCGTCTATCTACCTTTCGGGCCGGAGTGGTACCCCTACTTCATGCGCCGGCTGGCTGAACGCCCGGCGAACCTGATCTTCCTGGCGAAGAACTTCTTCCGGAATTAA
- a CDS encoding energy transducer TonB yields MKYALSPKSSLVLFAAGLFFLTTNSLHAQSRKAVSKTPPTYPALAKQMHIGGVIRVAATVDAGGNVLKAESDSPNKMLVSAAVDAVKRWKFAPGDATETVTVEINFEANN; encoded by the coding sequence ATGAAGTACGCCTTGTCACCTAAGTCTTCTCTGGTGCTTTTCGCCGCTGGCCTGTTCTTTCTGACCACCAACTCTCTTCACGCGCAGTCGCGTAAGGCTGTGTCGAAGACCCCTCCCACTTATCCTGCTCTCGCCAAGCAGATGCACATTGGCGGCGTGATCCGCGTTGCTGCAACCGTCGATGCAGGTGGTAACGTTCTGAAGGCCGAGTCGGACAGCCCGAACAAGATGCTGGTTTCCGCTGCTGTCGATGCTGTGAAGCGTTGGAAGTTCGCTCCCGGCGACGCAACCGAGACGGTCACCGTCGAGATCAACTTTGAAGCAAACAACTAG